One Quadrisphaera setariae genomic region harbors:
- a CDS encoding 2-oxo acid dehydrogenase subunit E2, whose translation MTAQATEVLEGQQTTKLKGIRRTAAKRMVAAWEAPVFHLGVSADMTAALDGSRRPKGTTVTDVLLAACAGALKAHPGMNAHFGVVDGAEAVTTFDAVNLGLAVATDAGLVVPVIHGAQDLDLEGIAAGRRGVVGKAREGKLAMADVTGGTFTVSNLGMLGIDRFDAILNVPQVAILAVGSTSHRQVWNDGDPQWRPLADLTLTCDHRAIDGATGAQFLSDLKRRLEAGGVS comes from the coding sequence ATGACCGCGCAGGCGACGGAGGTGCTGGAGGGCCAGCAGACCACCAAGCTCAAGGGCATCCGGCGCACCGCAGCCAAGCGCATGGTCGCCGCGTGGGAGGCGCCCGTCTTCCACCTCGGCGTCAGCGCCGACATGACCGCCGCCCTGGACGGCAGCCGCCGCCCGAAGGGCACCACCGTCACCGACGTGCTCCTCGCCGCGTGCGCCGGAGCGCTGAAGGCCCACCCGGGGATGAACGCGCACTTCGGCGTGGTCGACGGCGCCGAGGCGGTGACGACCTTCGACGCCGTCAACCTGGGCCTGGCCGTCGCCACCGACGCCGGACTGGTCGTCCCCGTCATCCACGGCGCGCAGGACCTCGACCTCGAGGGCATCGCCGCCGGCCGCAGGGGAGTCGTCGGCAAGGCCCGCGAGGGCAAGCTCGCCATGGCCGACGTCACCGGTGGCACCTTCACCGTCTCGAACCTGGGGATGCTCGGCATCGACAGGTTCGACGCGATCCTCAACGTGCCGCAGGTCGCGATCCTCGCCGTGGGCAGCACCAGCCACCGGCAGGTCTGGAACGACGGCGACCCGCAGTGGCGCCCCCTGGCCGACCTGACCCTGACCTGCGACCACCGCGCCATCGACGGCGCCACCGGCGCGCAGTTCCTCTCCGACCTCAAGCGGAGGCTGGAGGCCGGTGGGGTGTCA
- a CDS encoding class II fructose-bisphosphate aldolase: protein MHQADPRKLVQDAQAGGYAVGAFNMHSDETAQALVRAAEIAEAPVFLQVGRAIVPHMGLKAAYELTRRAAEESDAEVVIHLDHGPWDEVFEAIKLGFTSIMYDGAHLPLDENIRTTKQVVQVAHSFGIPVEAELGTIPDAGEDVDWSAYYTKVDEAQRFVEETGVDWLAVSAGIVHGVVPDLPPQPLDLQRVEQIREATGLPLVLHGMSGVAPDDVQGAIKAGVHKFNADTDLRHAFRAGLESVFAQGDRQLEEALGEGRARMIDATVEKMREYGVAGRASSATAGSAR from the coding sequence ATGCACCAGGCAGACCCCCGCAAGCTGGTCCAGGACGCGCAGGCCGGCGGCTACGCCGTCGGGGCGTTCAACATGCACTCCGACGAGACCGCCCAGGCCCTCGTGCGCGCCGCCGAGATCGCCGAGGCGCCCGTGTTCCTGCAGGTCGGTCGCGCGATCGTGCCGCACATGGGCCTCAAGGCCGCCTACGAGCTGACCCGCCGCGCCGCCGAGGAGTCCGACGCCGAGGTGGTCATCCACCTCGACCACGGCCCCTGGGACGAGGTGTTCGAGGCCATCAAGCTGGGCTTCACCTCGATCATGTACGACGGCGCCCACCTGCCGCTGGACGAGAACATCCGCACCACCAAGCAGGTCGTGCAGGTCGCCCACTCCTTCGGCATCCCCGTCGAGGCCGAGCTCGGCACCATCCCCGACGCCGGCGAGGACGTCGACTGGTCGGCGTACTACACCAAGGTCGACGAGGCGCAGCGCTTCGTCGAGGAGACCGGCGTCGACTGGCTGGCCGTGTCCGCCGGCATCGTCCACGGCGTGGTGCCCGACCTGCCGCCGCAGCCGCTCGACCTGCAGCGCGTGGAGCAGATCCGCGAGGCCACCGGCCTGCCGCTCGTGCTGCACGGCATGTCCGGTGTGGCCCCCGACGACGTGCAGGGCGCCATCAAGGCCGGCGTGCACAAGTTCAACGCCGACACCGACCTGCGCCACGCCTTCCGCGCCGGGCTGGAGTCGGTCTTCGCCCAGGGCGACCGCCAGCTCGAGGAGGCCCTCGGCGAGGGCCGCGCGCGGATGATCGACGCGACCGTCGAGAAGATGCGCGAGTACGGCGTCGCCGGCCGCGCGTCCTCCGCCACCGCCGGGAGCGCCCGATGA
- a CDS encoding FGGY family carbohydrate kinase, with amino-acid sequence MSSPTASGPYVMALDEGSTSARAVLVDPAGRIAAEARSPVVPKRPRRGWVELDPAALWAAQRSAIGRAMAQVGAHPSDVAAVGITTHRESVFMWDRATGTPVHDGIMWMSHQTDDVVARWRAAGLDAESRARTGVPVDSFFSAAKIAWLLEEVPGVRERAEAGELAVGTVDTWLLWNLTGGRSHLTDHGEASRTGLFNLRDLEWDVHLLDAYGIPRELLPAAVASDAGFGEVEPGVLGGLVGDPSLRSTPASARHTIPVTAVLADQQAGMFGQACFTPGSAKNTYGTASVLTVNSGGDVLAVEGMTSSAAWTVGGQTTYESEGVVFHSGQTLQWLRDDLQVLRAGDDIEAVARAAGDDHGIYLVPGFTGLCAPHWEHGARGAVVGLTLETRPEHLVRAGVESMAYQTRDVVEGYRKAGIDLPELRVDGGAAGNDLLCQFQADVIGIPVVRPDELERTALGVAYLAGAGVGWWKTPDDVEASWAVETTFEPQMSAERREELCAGWDDAVAGVVDAAARRASRTPA; translated from the coding sequence GTGTCCTCACCGACGGCCAGCGGGCCCTACGTGATGGCCCTCGACGAGGGATCCACCAGCGCCCGTGCGGTGCTGGTGGACCCCGCCGGGCGCATCGCCGCCGAGGCGCGCAGCCCCGTGGTGCCCAAGCGCCCCCGGCGCGGCTGGGTCGAGCTCGACCCGGCCGCCCTGTGGGCGGCGCAGCGCTCGGCCATCGGCCGCGCGATGGCCCAGGTGGGCGCCCACCCCTCCGACGTCGCCGCCGTGGGCATCACCACCCACCGCGAGAGCGTCTTCATGTGGGACCGCGCCACCGGCACCCCGGTGCACGACGGGATCATGTGGATGAGCCACCAGACCGACGACGTCGTCGCCCGGTGGCGCGCGGCCGGGCTGGACGCGGAGTCGCGGGCGCGCACCGGCGTCCCGGTCGACTCCTTCTTCTCCGCGGCGAAGATCGCCTGGCTGCTGGAGGAGGTGCCGGGCGTGCGGGAGCGCGCCGAGGCCGGAGAGCTGGCCGTCGGCACCGTCGACACGTGGCTGCTGTGGAACCTCACCGGCGGCCGCTCCCACCTCACCGACCACGGCGAGGCCAGCCGCACGGGCCTGTTCAACCTGCGCGACCTCGAGTGGGACGTTCACCTGCTCGACGCCTACGGCATCCCGCGCGAGCTGCTCCCGGCCGCCGTCGCCTCCGACGCCGGTTTCGGCGAGGTGGAGCCGGGCGTGCTCGGCGGCCTCGTCGGCGACCCGTCGTTGAGGTCGACGCCCGCCTCTGCTCGACACACCATCCCCGTCACGGCCGTCCTCGCCGACCAGCAGGCGGGCATGTTCGGCCAGGCCTGCTTCACCCCCGGCAGCGCCAAGAACACCTACGGCACCGCCAGCGTGCTCACCGTCAACAGCGGTGGGGACGTGCTGGCCGTGGAGGGCATGACCTCCTCCGCGGCGTGGACCGTGGGCGGGCAGACCACCTACGAGTCCGAGGGCGTCGTCTTCCACAGCGGCCAGACCCTGCAGTGGCTGCGCGACGACCTGCAGGTGCTGCGTGCCGGCGACGACATCGAGGCCGTCGCCCGTGCCGCCGGCGACGACCACGGCATCTACCTCGTGCCCGGCTTCACCGGCCTGTGCGCCCCCCACTGGGAGCACGGCGCCCGCGGCGCCGTGGTCGGCCTGACGCTCGAGACCCGCCCGGAGCACCTCGTGCGCGCCGGCGTCGAGTCGATGGCGTACCAGACCCGCGACGTCGTCGAGGGCTACCGGAAGGCCGGCATCGACCTGCCAGAGCTGCGTGTCGACGGCGGGGCCGCCGGCAACGACCTGCTCTGCCAGTTCCAGGCCGACGTCATCGGCATCCCCGTGGTCCGCCCCGACGAGCTCGAGCGGACCGCCCTCGGGGTCGCCTACCTCGCCGGCGCCGGCGTCGGCTGGTGGAAGACCCCCGACGACGTCGAGGCCAGCTGGGCCGTCGAGACCACCTTCGAGCCGCAGATGAGCGCCGAGCGCCGCGAGGAGCTCTGCGCCGGCTGGGACGACGCCGTGGCCGGCGTCGTCGACGCGGCTGCCCGCCGCGCCTCCCGCACCCCCGCCTGA
- a CDS encoding glycerol-3-phosphate dehydrogenase/oxidase, which translates to MSSSSIAPVTGTSVEGDPLALPFDLVVVGAGVNGVGIARDAALRGLRVALLEQDDICSGVSAWSGRLVHGGLRYLEHYDFALVRESLRERETLFRLAPHLVKPVRLIMPFYAHNRRPGWLIRVGMALYDVLSFDKKSQSHEVLGLEKLQRRFTGIGRDGLSGAAVFTDGQVEYAERLCVELAVAAAGDGAVIRTGARVDGVLTEHGRVRGVTFRDTATGEQRQVLAPVVLNVAGPWIDRVFAQQAGVWEGQPRLNGGTKGSHLVVDPFPGAPTDVVYYESRKDGRLVLVIPWMGRYLLGTTDIRFDEEPGSARCDADEMQYILDEVNSLVPEAGLTVDDVLYTYSGVRPLPYAPGVSESKVPRSHVLHDHGDGLQGLITVVGGKLTTYRQLAEDAVDDVLRRLGRPSVPCVTRKLPFPGATTDEGAVRAALRGAGLGARSVDRLLAVYGRRALDVVASAGDDAELLAVVDAPSGAIGAELVFAVRHEFARGLADVMARRTLLAFEPDHALPSLDRIAVLLGDRLGWDEQRRKEEVEDYRTWLDHLAIPA; encoded by the coding sequence GTGAGCAGCTCGTCGATCGCGCCGGTGACCGGGACGTCCGTCGAGGGCGACCCGCTGGCCCTGCCGTTCGACCTCGTCGTCGTCGGCGCCGGGGTCAACGGGGTGGGCATCGCCCGCGACGCCGCCCTGCGCGGCCTGCGGGTGGCGCTGCTGGAGCAGGACGACATCTGCTCCGGCGTCTCCGCCTGGTCCGGGCGCCTGGTGCACGGCGGGCTGCGCTACCTGGAGCACTACGACTTCGCCCTCGTGCGCGAGTCGCTGCGCGAGCGGGAGACCCTGTTCCGCCTCGCGCCCCACCTGGTGAAGCCGGTCCGGCTGATCATGCCGTTCTACGCGCACAACCGGCGGCCGGGCTGGCTGATCCGGGTGGGCATGGCCCTGTACGACGTGCTCAGCTTCGACAAGAAGTCGCAGAGCCACGAGGTGCTGGGGCTGGAGAAGCTCCAGCGGCGGTTCACGGGCATCGGTCGCGACGGGCTCTCCGGCGCGGCGGTGTTCACCGACGGCCAGGTCGAGTACGCCGAGCGGCTCTGCGTGGAGCTGGCCGTGGCCGCCGCCGGTGACGGCGCGGTCATCCGCACCGGCGCCCGCGTCGACGGGGTGCTCACCGAGCACGGCCGGGTGCGGGGCGTCACCTTCCGCGACACGGCCACCGGCGAGCAGCGCCAGGTGCTCGCACCGGTCGTCCTCAACGTGGCGGGCCCCTGGATCGACAGGGTGTTCGCGCAGCAGGCCGGTGTGTGGGAGGGCCAGCCGCGCCTCAACGGCGGCACCAAGGGCAGCCACCTCGTGGTCGACCCGTTCCCCGGCGCCCCCACCGACGTCGTCTACTACGAGTCCCGCAAGGACGGCCGCCTCGTGCTGGTCATCCCGTGGATGGGCAGGTACCTGCTCGGCACCACCGACATCCGCTTCGACGAGGAGCCGGGCTCGGCGCGCTGCGACGCCGACGAGATGCAGTACATCCTCGACGAGGTCAACTCTCTCGTCCCCGAGGCCGGCCTCACCGTCGACGACGTGCTCTACACCTACTCCGGCGTGCGGCCCCTGCCGTACGCGCCGGGGGTGTCGGAGTCGAAGGTGCCGCGCAGCCACGTGCTGCACGACCACGGCGACGGCCTCCAGGGCCTCATCACCGTGGTGGGCGGCAAGCTCACCACCTACCGCCAGCTCGCCGAGGACGCCGTCGACGACGTCCTGCGCCGCCTCGGACGCCCGTCCGTCCCGTGCGTGACGCGCAAGCTGCCGTTCCCCGGCGCCACCACCGACGAGGGCGCGGTCCGCGCCGCGCTGCGCGGCGCCGGCCTGGGCGCGAGGAGCGTCGACCGGCTGCTCGCCGTGTACGGGCGCCGCGCGCTCGACGTCGTGGCGTCGGCCGGTGACGACGCCGAGCTGCTCGCCGTCGTCGACGCCCCCAGCGGCGCCATCGGCGCCGAGCTCGTGTTCGCGGTGCGCCACGAGTTCGCCCGCGGCCTGGCCGACGTCATGGCCCGGCGGACGCTGCTCGCCTTCGAGCCCGACCACGCCCTGCCCTCGCTGGACCGCATCGCGGTCCTGCTCGGGGACCGGCTCGGCTGGGACGAGCAGCGCCGCAAGGAGGAGGTCGAGGACTACCGCACCTGGCTCGACCACCTCGCCATCCCCGCCTGA
- a CDS encoding lipoyl domain-containing protein, which yields MARVEVLLPQWGMGMSEGTITTWLKSVGDAVTEDEALAEVEAEKVEETLEAPATGTLVELLVPEGETVEVRTPVAVIETA from the coding sequence ATGGCACGCGTCGAGGTCCTCCTGCCCCAGTGGGGCATGGGCATGTCCGAGGGCACCATCACCACCTGGCTGAAGTCCGTCGGCGACGCCGTCACCGAGGACGAGGCGCTGGCGGAGGTGGAGGCGGAGAAGGTCGAGGAGACCCTCGAGGCCCCCGCCACGGGGACGCTCGTCGAGCTCCTGGTGCCCGAGGGCGAGACCGTCGAGGTCCGCACCCCGGTCGCCGTCATCGAGACCGCCTGA
- a CDS encoding alpha-ketoacid dehydrogenase subunit beta produces MSFLGAIGAAQKEAMDADERVVIIGEDVEANVYGTTGAGKSRKDKGDFLQMYGRNRIRNTPISEEVIVGAAAGAAMTGLRPIVDLSYSSFLYMAMDQFVNQVAKNRYMFGGQASMPVVFRSAMFYGLNTGAHHSDRPYPMFMNVPGLKIVVPASPSDAKGLLRTAIDSDDPVLTFEACQLWGLKEEVEEDEYRIPFGVARTVREGTDVTVVAIATAVPEAVKAADALAAEGVSVEVIDPRTLVPLDSRAVLESVAKTGRLVVADPAHKTCGAAAEISAIVAEEAFDALKAPIARVVTPDTQIPFSPALEKQLYPARDSIAAAVRRVAGARPRELALS; encoded by the coding sequence ATGAGCTTCCTGGGCGCCATCGGTGCCGCCCAGAAGGAGGCGATGGACGCCGACGAGCGCGTCGTCATCATCGGCGAGGACGTCGAGGCGAACGTCTACGGCACCACCGGTGCCGGCAAGTCGCGCAAGGACAAGGGCGACTTCCTCCAGATGTACGGCCGCAACCGCATCCGCAACACCCCGATCTCCGAGGAGGTCATCGTGGGTGCCGCCGCGGGCGCGGCGATGACGGGCCTGCGGCCGATCGTCGACCTGAGCTACTCGAGCTTCCTCTACATGGCCATGGACCAGTTCGTGAACCAGGTGGCCAAGAACCGCTACATGTTCGGCGGACAGGCGTCGATGCCGGTGGTGTTCCGCTCGGCGATGTTCTACGGGCTCAACACCGGCGCCCACCACAGCGACCGCCCGTACCCGATGTTCATGAACGTGCCCGGCCTGAAGATCGTCGTCCCGGCGTCCCCGTCCGACGCCAAGGGCCTGCTGCGCACCGCCATCGACTCCGACGACCCGGTGCTGACCTTCGAGGCCTGCCAGCTGTGGGGCCTCAAGGAGGAGGTCGAGGAGGACGAGTACCGCATCCCCTTCGGCGTCGCCCGCACCGTGCGCGAGGGCACCGACGTCACCGTCGTCGCCATCGCCACCGCCGTCCCGGAAGCCGTGAAGGCCGCCGACGCGCTGGCCGCCGAAGGCGTCTCGGTGGAGGTCATCGACCCCCGCACCCTCGTGCCGCTGGACTCCCGCGCCGTGCTCGAGTCGGTGGCGAAGACCGGCCGGCTCGTCGTGGCCGACCCGGCGCACAAGACCTGCGGCGCCGCCGCCGAGATCTCCGCGATCGTCGCGGAGGAGGCCTTCGACGCCCTGAAGGCGCCGATCGCCCGCGTCGTCACCCCCGACACGCAGATCCCCTTCAGCCCCGCGCTGGAGAAGCAGCTGTACCCGGCGCGCGACTCCATCGCCGCTGCGGTGCGCCGCGTCGCGGGGGCCCGCCCCCGCGAGCTCGCCCTCAGCTGA
- a CDS encoding thiamine pyrophosphate-dependent dehydrogenase E1 component subunit alpha, whose translation MLRIRRFDERASKMVKRGQIPGTVHTSIGQEAQVVGATMALGDDDYMTGNHRSHGHPIGKGSPLGPLMAELVGKGTGVCGGKGGSLHLADFNVGSLGESGIVGSSIPIATGAALSSKVLGNGRVSLAFFGDGAANQGCLYEAMNMAGVWDLPVVFLCENNQYALSTPAHTVTSGVIAERAAGFGIPGVRVEDGQDVLAVFEAVSAAVERARRGEGPSLVEVVTYRFNEHSEGLRLGVDYRDAAEKASWLEKDPIVLFRKHLVAEGVATDDELDALEREVDAEVEDAFEFSQTSPFPDPSVAFADLYTEPFGPTHLSRDGVQSAEQAHAEIGV comes from the coding sequence ATGCTGCGCATCCGCCGCTTCGACGAGCGCGCGTCCAAGATGGTGAAGCGCGGGCAGATCCCCGGCACGGTGCACACGAGCATCGGCCAGGAGGCCCAGGTGGTCGGCGCCACGATGGCGCTCGGCGACGACGACTACATGACCGGCAACCACCGCAGCCACGGCCACCCGATCGGCAAGGGCTCGCCGTTGGGCCCGCTCATGGCCGAGCTGGTGGGCAAGGGCACCGGCGTGTGCGGCGGCAAGGGCGGGTCGCTGCACCTGGCCGACTTCAACGTCGGCAGCCTGGGGGAGTCCGGCATCGTCGGCTCCTCCATCCCGATCGCCACCGGTGCCGCGCTGTCGAGCAAGGTGCTCGGCAACGGCCGCGTCTCCCTGGCCTTCTTCGGCGACGGCGCCGCCAACCAGGGCTGCCTCTACGAGGCGATGAACATGGCCGGCGTGTGGGACCTGCCGGTGGTCTTCCTCTGCGAGAACAACCAGTACGCGCTGTCCACCCCGGCGCACACCGTCACCTCCGGCGTCATCGCCGAGCGCGCCGCCGGGTTCGGCATCCCCGGCGTCCGCGTCGAGGACGGGCAGGACGTCCTCGCCGTCTTCGAGGCCGTCAGCGCCGCCGTCGAGCGCGCCCGCCGCGGCGAGGGCCCCTCGCTGGTCGAGGTGGTCACCTACCGCTTCAACGAGCACTCCGAGGGCCTGCGCCTCGGCGTCGACTACCGCGACGCCGCCGAGAAGGCCAGCTGGCTCGAGAAGGACCCGATCGTCCTGTTCCGCAAGCACCTCGTGGCCGAGGGCGTGGCGACCGACGACGAGCTCGACGCCCTCGAGCGCGAGGTGGACGCCGAGGTCGAGGACGCCTTCGAGTTCTCCCAGACCAGCCCGTTCCCCGACCCGTCGGTGGCCTTCGCCGACCTGTACACCGAGCCCTTCGGGCCCACCCACCTGTCCCGCGACGGCGTGCAGTCCGCCGAGCAGGCCCACGCCGAGATCGGAGTCTGA
- a CDS encoding sugar-binding transcriptional regulator codes for MAVEALPSRPDRPRPTQHRADAAQLRLVTLVARMYHVRGVRQRDIATRLGLSQPRVSRLLSAAEELGVVRTVVVPPPGLHPEVEDAVEERWSVPEVHVVETSGAGDVALELGAAAAVHFSDAWPAGAVVGFTSWSTTLQAMADALAPQRRSGVGRVVELLGDIGSPLLQHEAARGTLRLAQALGAEAVFLRTPGVAGSRELRDAAAGNAHVASALGLLGALDVAFVGVGPADFHGPMQEGDNSFSAQQLAAARDAGAVAQLVQRFVDADGRPVATPLDDLVVGVRLEQLRRAGRRVVVAGGRSKHAAVRACLAGGWVDTLVTDAATAEHLLT; via the coding sequence GTGGCCGTTGAGGCGCTGCCCTCCCGCCCTGACCGGCCACGCCCTACCCAGCACAGGGCGGACGCCGCGCAGCTGCGGCTCGTCACCCTGGTGGCGCGGATGTACCACGTGCGCGGCGTGCGCCAGCGCGACATCGCCACCCGCCTGGGGCTGTCACAGCCCCGCGTCTCGCGGCTGCTGAGCGCCGCCGAGGAGCTCGGCGTGGTGAGGACCGTCGTGGTGCCGCCGCCCGGTCTGCACCCCGAGGTCGAGGACGCCGTCGAGGAGCGCTGGTCGGTGCCCGAGGTGCACGTGGTGGAGACCAGCGGGGCGGGTGACGTCGCGCTGGAGCTCGGTGCGGCGGCCGCGGTGCACTTCAGCGACGCCTGGCCGGCGGGTGCCGTCGTGGGGTTCACGTCGTGGAGCACGACGCTGCAGGCGATGGCCGACGCGCTGGCGCCCCAGCGGCGCAGCGGGGTGGGCCGGGTGGTGGAGCTGCTCGGCGACATCGGGTCGCCGCTGCTGCAGCACGAGGCCGCCCGCGGCACGCTGCGCCTGGCGCAGGCGCTGGGGGCGGAGGCCGTGTTCCTGCGCACGCCCGGTGTGGCCGGCAGCCGCGAGCTCCGGGACGCGGCGGCGGGCAACGCGCACGTCGCCTCGGCCCTCGGGCTGCTCGGTGCTCTGGACGTCGCCTTCGTGGGCGTCGGGCCGGCGGACTTCCACGGCCCGATGCAGGAGGGCGACAACTCCTTCTCCGCCCAGCAGCTGGCGGCCGCGCGCGACGCGGGTGCGGTGGCGCAGCTGGTCCAGCGCTTCGTCGACGCCGACGGGCGGCCCGTGGCCACGCCCCTGGACGACCTCGTGGTGGGGGTGCGCCTGGAGCAGCTGCGGCGCGCCGGCCGGCGGGTCGTGGTGGCCGGGGGGCGCAGCAAGCACGCCGCCGTGCGCGCCTGCCTGGCCGGAGGGTGGGTCGACACCCTCGTCACCGACGCGGCGACCGCGGAGCACCTGCTCACCTGA
- a CDS encoding HAD-IIA family hydrolase — MSATTTAPPADLEALLRRPDDAYDGCVFDLDGTLYLGDALLPGAAELVAELRERGSKTVFLSNNPTRDPVMYAEKLTRLGIPTGVEEVLNPLVTTAAWLAANAPGAGVYVIGEEPLRRYLAASGVRLVEAAEETDVVVASYDRGFDYAKLQTAFDALWFHRRARLITTNPDRFCPMPGGRGEPDAAAVVAAIEACTGARCEANLGKPAASMLEAVRDLLGLPLERCVMVGDRLSTDIAMAQAAGMDSALVLTGENTLADVAALPSEQRPTWVLRGAHELLPAPLSEGTAGAGRGR; from the coding sequence GTGAGCGCGACGACGACCGCGCCTCCGGCGGACCTCGAGGCCCTGCTGCGCCGACCGGACGACGCGTACGACGGCTGCGTCTTCGACCTCGACGGCACCCTGTACCTCGGTGACGCGCTGCTGCCCGGCGCCGCGGAGCTCGTGGCGGAGCTGCGCGAGCGGGGCTCGAAGACGGTGTTCCTCTCGAACAACCCCACCCGCGACCCGGTGATGTACGCCGAGAAGCTCACCCGCCTGGGCATCCCCACTGGCGTGGAGGAGGTGCTCAACCCGCTGGTGACGACGGCGGCCTGGCTGGCGGCGAACGCCCCGGGCGCCGGGGTCTACGTCATCGGCGAGGAGCCGCTGCGCCGCTACCTGGCAGCCTCCGGCGTGAGGCTGGTGGAGGCGGCGGAGGAGACCGACGTCGTCGTCGCCAGCTACGACCGCGGCTTCGACTACGCGAAGCTGCAGACGGCCTTCGACGCCCTGTGGTTCCACCGCCGCGCGCGTCTGATCACCACCAACCCGGACAGGTTCTGCCCCATGCCCGGCGGGCGCGGGGAGCCCGACGCCGCGGCGGTGGTGGCCGCCATCGAGGCGTGCACCGGCGCCCGCTGCGAGGCGAACCTGGGCAAGCCCGCCGCCTCGATGCTCGAGGCGGTGCGCGACCTGCTCGGCCTGCCGCTGGAGCGGTGCGTCATGGTGGGGGACCGGCTGTCCACCGACATCGCCATGGCTCAGGCCGCGGGCATGGACTCCGCGCTGGTGCTCACCGGCGAGAACACCCTGGCCGACGTCGCCGCCCTGCCGTCCGAGCAGCGCCCCACGTGGGTGCTGCGCGGTGCGCACGAGCTGCTCCCCGCACCGCTCTCCGAGGGCACCGCTGGAGCGGGCCGTGGCCGTTGA
- a CDS encoding xylulokinase gives MIRDLVIGVDCSTTATKAVVWDATGRSRAVGRAAFATSTPHPGWGEQNPEDWWSTFCEAVRRAVQAVDGRRVGAIAITHQRESFACTTSDGRPLRPAMLWLDTRATAEVAEFGTRDVHERTGKPPNPTPAWYKLLWLARHESSTLRRTEKVVDVGAYLTHRLTGRWVTSWASADPLGVVDLRSFDYDDELLAAAQLTRGHLPELAAPGSVVGEVTGAVADALGLPHGLPVVAGAGDGQAAGLGLGVTAPGESYLNLGSGIISGFASDTYRWADAFRTMAGGVPGTYALETFIGGGTHNISWFVERFAGVDTRALGLDLTAEQVLETAAAQLPPGAEGLLTLPYWTGALTPYWDHHARGTIVGLTGRHGKSHVYRSLLEGLALEQRLLTDGAEAALGEPVQRVVVTGGGARSAVWCQIVADVLRRPLHVAREPESTCLGAGVLAAAALGLHGSVAEASAQMSGTGRVYHPGEEHAAVYDRLFGVYERLYPQLRDVFCDLQSALEPPSTSEGPASDADRVTVGASR, from the coding sequence GTGATCCGCGACCTCGTCATCGGCGTCGACTGCTCCACGACGGCCACCAAGGCCGTGGTGTGGGACGCCACCGGCCGCTCGCGCGCCGTCGGGCGCGCGGCGTTCGCCACCTCCACGCCGCACCCGGGCTGGGGGGAGCAGAACCCCGAGGACTGGTGGAGCACGTTCTGCGAGGCGGTGCGCCGCGCGGTGCAGGCCGTCGACGGGCGCCGGGTGGGCGCCATCGCCATCACCCACCAGCGCGAGAGCTTCGCGTGCACCACCTCCGACGGGCGCCCGCTGCGACCGGCGATGCTGTGGCTGGACACGCGGGCGACCGCCGAGGTCGCCGAGTTCGGCACGCGCGACGTGCACGAGCGCACCGGCAAGCCGCCGAACCCCACGCCCGCCTGGTACAAGCTGCTGTGGCTGGCGCGCCACGAGTCGTCCACGCTGCGGCGCACGGAGAAGGTCGTCGACGTGGGGGCGTACCTCACCCACCGGCTCACCGGTCGCTGGGTCACGTCGTGGGCCAGCGCCGACCCGCTCGGCGTGGTGGACCTGCGCAGCTTCGACTACGACGACGAGCTGCTCGCCGCCGCCCAGCTCACGCGGGGGCACCTGCCCGAGCTCGCGGCGCCGGGGTCGGTGGTGGGCGAGGTCACCGGCGCCGTGGCCGACGCCCTCGGCCTGCCGCACGGGCTGCCGGTGGTGGCCGGTGCCGGTGACGGGCAGGCCGCGGGGCTGGGCCTGGGCGTCACCGCGCCCGGGGAGAGCTACCTCAACCTCGGCTCGGGGATCATCTCCGGCTTCGCGAGCGACACCTACCGGTGGGCCGACGCGTTCCGCACCATGGCGGGCGGCGTGCCCGGCACGTACGCCCTGGAGACCTTCATCGGGGGCGGCACCCACAACATCAGCTGGTTCGTGGAGCGCTTCGCCGGGGTGGACACCCGCGCCCTGGGCCTCGACCTCACCGCCGAGCAGGTGCTCGAGACGGCTGCGGCGCAGCTGCCCCCGGGAGCCGAGGGCCTGCTGACGCTGCCGTACTGGACCGGCGCGCTCACCCCCTACTGGGACCACCACGCCCGCGGCACGATCGTGGGGCTGACCGGCCGCCACGGGAAGAGCCACGTGTACCGCTCGCTGCTGGAGGGCCTGGCCCTGGAGCAGCGGCTGCTGACCGACGGCGCCGAGGCCGCGCTGGGGGAGCCGGTGCAGCGCGTGGTCGTCACCGGCGGCGGCGCCCGGAGCGCCGTGTGGTGCCAGATCGTGGCCGACGTGCTGCGCCGACCGCTGCACGTGGCCCGCGAGCCCGAGAGCACCTGCCTGGGTGCGGGTGTGCTCGCCGCGGCGGCCCTCGGGCTGCACGGCTCCGTCGCGGAGGCGTCCGCGCAGATGAGCGGCACCGGCCGGGTCTACCACCCGGGCGAGGAGCACGCCGCCGTCTACGACCGCCTCTTCGGCGTCTACGAGCGGCTCTACCCGCAGCTGCGCGACGTGTTCTGCGACCTGCAGTCGGCCCTGGAGCCGCCCTCCACCAGCGAGGGCCCCGCATCCGACGCCGACCGCGTGACCGTCGGAGCCTCCCGGTGA